A stretch of the Actinomyces faecalis genome encodes the following:
- a CDS encoding glycoside hydrolase family 31 protein — translation MLEYTAIQDGFEVRHEHEVLRVEQWGPDSVRVRAAQHQIPSSDVGALEERPEGLPAASASQDEDGTVRFVVGNLTVRARLDSGDGKPAVMLEFLRTRDGAELLAEKREHFWWPGSHVFYGQRLGLYEIHQQFKAYEGERVYGLGQHQHGRLDHKGLVVDLVQRNTEVNIPFYLSSRGYGFLWNNPAVGRVEFSDDATRWVADAAPALDYWVTAGENPVEIMSHYADAVGHAPQLPEWASGFWQCKLRYLSQQEILDVAREHKRRGLPLSVIVTDFFHWTAMGDYKFDPEEYPDPEAMIRELDEMGVKLMVSIWPTISPLSENYDEMRARGLLVGADQGVEFHQDIHDKKMPRSLPVSFYDPTNPRSRKFLWDTVKRHYFDLGVRVWWLDACEPELNPGHPKNLSFYAGPGAAVANIYPRDNARTFYEGNRDAGEEPTVLLCRSAWAGQAKFGAAVWSGDIPPTWDSLARQIRAGLSIGMSGIPWWTTDIGGFHGGDPSDPDYQELYARWFAFGTFCPLFRLHGHREPRGELGSPLSGGPNEVWSYGERCLEVSREHMELREKLRPYIATVMGEAAEQGTPAIRTLFLQFPEDEAAWEIDDEFMLGPDLLVAPVLEAGVSEREVYLPAGARWVEIHSGETFDGGQRVTVAAPYEYIPVFRREGAEIGI, via the coding sequence ATGCTGGAGTACACAGCAATCCAAGACGGCTTTGAAGTTCGGCACGAGCACGAGGTGCTGCGTGTGGAGCAGTGGGGGCCGGACTCTGTGCGCGTGCGAGCCGCGCAGCACCAGATCCCGAGCAGCGACGTCGGCGCGCTGGAGGAGCGACCGGAAGGGCTGCCCGCAGCCAGCGCTTCGCAGGACGAGGACGGAACCGTCCGCTTCGTCGTCGGCAACTTGACCGTGCGTGCCCGTCTGGACTCTGGCGACGGCAAGCCTGCGGTCATGCTGGAGTTCCTGCGCACCCGTGACGGCGCGGAGCTGCTGGCTGAGAAGCGCGAGCACTTCTGGTGGCCAGGCTCCCACGTGTTCTACGGACAGCGTTTAGGCCTGTACGAGATCCACCAGCAGTTCAAGGCTTACGAGGGAGAGCGCGTCTACGGCCTGGGACAGCACCAGCACGGACGCCTGGACCACAAGGGCCTGGTCGTCGACCTGGTCCAGCGCAACACCGAGGTCAACATCCCCTTCTACCTGTCCAGCCGCGGCTATGGCTTCCTGTGGAACAACCCGGCCGTCGGGCGTGTGGAGTTCTCCGACGACGCTACTCGCTGGGTCGCGGATGCCGCGCCAGCCCTGGACTACTGGGTGACAGCGGGCGAGAACCCGGTGGAGATCATGTCCCACTATGCTGACGCCGTCGGACACGCCCCGCAGCTGCCGGAGTGGGCCTCGGGCTTCTGGCAGTGCAAGCTGCGCTACCTGAGCCAGCAGGAGATCCTTGACGTTGCTCGCGAGCACAAGCGCCGTGGTCTGCCACTGTCCGTGATCGTCACAGACTTCTTCCACTGGACCGCGATGGGCGACTACAAGTTCGACCCCGAGGAGTACCCGGACCCAGAGGCCATGATCCGGGAGCTGGATGAGATGGGTGTCAAGCTCATGGTCTCGATCTGGCCGACGATCTCGCCGCTTTCCGAGAACTATGACGAGATGCGCGCACGCGGCCTCCTAGTGGGGGCCGACCAGGGGGTGGAGTTCCACCAGGACATCCACGACAAGAAGATGCCACGCTCGCTGCCGGTGTCCTTCTACGACCCGACCAACCCGCGCTCGCGCAAGTTCCTGTGGGACACCGTCAAGCGTCACTACTTTGACCTAGGTGTGCGCGTGTGGTGGTTGGACGCCTGCGAGCCCGAGCTCAACCCTGGTCACCCGAAGAACCTGTCCTTCTACGCTGGTCCTGGTGCCGCGGTGGCCAACATCTACCCGCGTGACAACGCGCGCACCTTCTACGAGGGTAACCGCGACGCGGGAGAGGAGCCGACTGTCCTGCTGTGCCGTTCGGCATGGGCTGGCCAGGCGAAGTTCGGCGCGGCGGTATGGTCCGGGGACATCCCGCCGACCTGGGACTCCCTGGCCCGTCAGATCCGGGCAGGACTGAGCATCGGAATGTCTGGGATCCCGTGGTGGACGACGGATATTGGTGGCTTCCACGGAGGTGACCCCTCCGACCCGGACTACCAGGAGCTGTACGCCCGTTGGTTCGCCTTCGGCACCTTCTGCCCGCTCTTCCGTCTGCACGGTCACCGCGAGCCTCGCGGGGAGCTCGGGTCACCCCTGAGCGGTGGCCCCAACGAGGTGTGGAGCTATGGCGAGCGCTGCCTGGAGGTCTCGCGCGAGCACATGGAGCTGCGAGAGAAGCTACGGCCGTACATCGCCACGGTCATGGGCGAGGCTGCCGAGCAGGGTACTCCGGCCATACGCACGCTCTTCCTGCAGTTCCCCGAGGACGAGGCTGCCTGGGAGATCGATGACGAGTTCATGCTTGGCCCTGACCTACTCGTGGCGCCCGTGCTGGAGGCTGGCGTCAGCGAGCGTGAGGTCTACCTGCCTGCTGGCGCTCGCTGGGTCGAGATTCACTCCGGTGAGACCTTCGACGGTGGTCAGCGGGTGACAGTGGCTGCGCCGTATGAGTACATTCCGGTCTTCCGCCGCGAGGGCGCGGAGATCGGGATCTGA
- a CDS encoding carbohydrate ABC transporter permease, which translates to MRHSSNRTWFHVVLGLFFLALMLFPVYWMVNASLQPGVATVDLSWFPIHPSLDGYRSAFASQGGNLVTSLVVAVGATVLSLVISTPAAYALSLYRVRGSALVMFALLISQMIPGIVIANALYSAYNDLGILNTTLGLILADSALGVPFSILIIQAFMRAIPMSVLEAARVDGAGRFRTFFSIVLPLSTNAVITAALFSFLFAWSDFLFALTLSSNSSARPVTLGIYQFIGGYVADWGAVMATATMASLPAAILLVVAQKYVAAGATGGAVKA; encoded by the coding sequence ATGCGACACTCAAGCAACCGCACCTGGTTCCACGTGGTGCTGGGCTTGTTCTTCCTGGCCCTCATGCTCTTCCCCGTCTACTGGATGGTCAACGCCTCGTTGCAGCCGGGTGTGGCCACCGTCGATCTCAGCTGGTTCCCGATTCACCCGAGCCTGGACGGCTACCGCTCTGCGTTCGCCAGCCAGGGAGGCAATCTGGTGACCAGCCTCGTGGTGGCAGTCGGTGCCACGGTACTCAGCTTGGTGATTTCGACTCCTGCGGCCTACGCGCTCTCGCTGTACCGTGTGCGCGGGTCCGCGCTGGTCATGTTCGCCCTGCTCATCAGCCAGATGATCCCGGGCATCGTCATTGCCAACGCCCTGTACTCGGCTTACAACGACCTGGGCATCCTCAACACCACACTAGGCCTCATTCTTGCTGACTCCGCCTTGGGCGTTCCCTTCTCCATTCTCATCATCCAGGCCTTCATGCGGGCGATCCCCATGTCCGTGCTGGAGGCTGCCAGGGTCGACGGCGCAGGTAGGTTCCGCACCTTTTTCTCTATCGTGCTGCCGCTGAGCACGAATGCCGTCATCACGGCGGCGCTGTTCAGCTTCCTGTTCGCGTGGAGTGACTTCCTGTTCGCCCTGACGCTGAGCTCCAACTCCTCGGCCCGTCCGGTCACCCTGGGTATCTACCAGTTCATAGGTGGCTACGTCGCTGACTGGGGCGCGGTCATGGCGACGGCGACGATGGCCTCCCTGCCTGCTGCGATCCTGCTTGTGGTCGCTCAGAAGTACGTAGCCGCCGGCGCGACTGGAGGGGCGGTGAAGGCCTGA
- a CDS encoding carbohydrate ABC transporter permease, protein MPSETIRPARRRQQRREELAKWAFLTPAIVFLLLFFGYPIIKNVTMSLQEYTTKTFYTGEAPFVGLDNYIAVIRSSVFTTALLNTVLFTVGSIIGQFTIGLALAVFFKKRFPLSGVMRSLLLLPWLLPMIVSSAIWKWMLDKDSGVINQVLGLLHIDAVPWLTSTSVALIAVIMVNIWLGIPFNMTILYSGLQDIPDELYEAAALDGAVGWKAFRNVTWPLLRPVVSVVLILGVVYTLKVLDIILGLTGGGPSNATETLATQSYKLSFANFEFGQGAALGNILVIIALVFALVYLRVSRSSDQD, encoded by the coding sequence GTGCCTTCTGAAACGATCCGGCCAGCACGCCGTCGCCAACAACGACGTGAGGAGCTGGCGAAATGGGCCTTCCTGACCCCCGCAATTGTCTTCCTGCTACTGTTCTTCGGCTATCCGATCATCAAGAACGTCACGATGAGCCTGCAGGAGTACACGACCAAGACCTTCTACACCGGTGAGGCACCCTTCGTAGGGCTGGACAACTACATCGCGGTCATCCGTTCCTCGGTCTTCACCACTGCCCTGCTGAATACGGTCCTGTTCACTGTCGGATCGATCATCGGGCAGTTCACCATTGGTCTGGCGTTGGCAGTCTTCTTCAAGAAGCGTTTTCCGCTCAGCGGCGTCATGCGCTCGCTCCTGCTGCTGCCCTGGCTGCTTCCGATGATTGTCTCCAGCGCCATCTGGAAGTGGATGCTGGACAAGGACAGCGGAGTCATCAACCAGGTCCTGGGGCTGCTTCACATTGACGCCGTGCCGTGGCTGACGAGCACCTCGGTGGCACTCATCGCCGTCATCATGGTCAATATCTGGCTCGGGATCCCCTTCAACATGACCATCCTCTACTCCGGGCTCCAGGACATCCCGGACGAGCTGTACGAGGCCGCGGCACTGGACGGGGCCGTAGGGTGGAAGGCCTTCCGCAACGTCACCTGGCCCCTGTTGCGCCCGGTGGTCTCGGTGGTCCTCATTCTTGGCGTGGTCTACACCCTCAAGGTTCTCGACATCATCCTGGGACTGACCGGAGGCGGGCCCTCCAACGCCACGGAGACGTTGGCGACGCAGTCCTACAAGCTGTCCTTCGCCAACTTCGAGTTCGGCCAGGGAGCAGCACTGGGCAACATCCTCGTGATCATTGCCCTGGTCTTCGCTCTGGTCTACCTGCGGGTCTCCCGCTCCAGCGACCAGGACTGA
- a CDS encoding sugar ABC transporter substrate-binding protein: MSATMPMTSIARRRLLQGTALALAAVPLAACGGGGGGQSGSGDATTLKILDYYADDPDNGIFAEALEAAAKKVGVTIEREAVHGTSLIQKVLQMSSSHTLPDLLMLDNPDLQQIAATGALTPLGDLGFKADGFIEGFVGAGTYEGELYGMGPCANTLGLYYNKDLLDAAGVTVPTTWDELKAAAKTLTSGDTYGIAFCAKASYEGSWQFLPFFWSAGAEETNIATPEAASALQLWVDLVREGSASESVLNWSQTEVGEQFTSAKAAMVIDGPWLTTTFDKSDVNWAVAQIPVPAAGDTAVAPLGGELWTVPQTGDQAKQAKAMELLQALLDDDTVLELNTTRFTIPTKEAVDAAYIEALPQMESLVTAVNNGRSRTAQLGEAWPKTAEALYNAIQSALTGKEEPLAALETAKSDFLS, from the coding sequence ATGTCTGCAACGATGCCCATGACCTCGATCGCCCGCCGCCGTCTCCTCCAGGGCACCGCCCTCGCACTTGCCGCTGTGCCGCTTGCCGCTTGTGGCGGAGGCGGCGGTGGTCAGTCTGGCTCTGGTGACGCTACGACCCTGAAGATCCTCGACTACTACGCCGACGACCCCGACAACGGCATCTTTGCTGAGGCTCTTGAGGCTGCGGCGAAGAAGGTAGGTGTCACGATCGAGCGGGAGGCTGTCCACGGTACGAGCCTGATCCAGAAGGTTCTGCAGATGAGCTCCTCGCACACGCTGCCTGACCTGCTCATGCTGGACAACCCAGATCTCCAGCAGATCGCGGCTACCGGCGCGCTGACTCCGCTGGGAGACCTTGGCTTCAAGGCGGACGGCTTCATCGAAGGCTTCGTAGGTGCTGGCACCTACGAGGGTGAGCTCTACGGCATGGGACCGTGCGCCAACACCCTCGGTCTGTACTACAACAAGGACCTGCTTGACGCGGCAGGTGTGACCGTACCGACCACCTGGGATGAGCTCAAGGCTGCCGCTAAGACACTGACAAGCGGCGACACCTACGGCATCGCCTTCTGCGCCAAGGCCTCCTATGAGGGCTCCTGGCAGTTCCTCCCCTTCTTCTGGTCCGCTGGGGCTGAGGAGACGAATATCGCTACTCCGGAGGCGGCAAGCGCGCTGCAGCTGTGGGTGGACCTTGTGCGCGAAGGCTCGGCGTCGGAGTCTGTCCTCAACTGGTCCCAGACGGAGGTGGGAGAACAGTTCACCTCGGCCAAGGCGGCGATGGTCATCGATGGCCCGTGGCTGACGACGACGTTCGACAAGTCGGACGTCAACTGGGCCGTGGCACAGATTCCGGTTCCGGCGGCCGGTGACACCGCAGTCGCCCCGCTAGGCGGCGAGCTGTGGACGGTCCCGCAGACCGGGGACCAGGCCAAGCAGGCCAAGGCGATGGAGCTGCTGCAGGCTCTCCTGGACGATGACACGGTCCTGGAGCTCAACACCACCCGCTTCACCATCCCCACGAAGGAGGCCGTGGACGCCGCCTACATCGAGGCGCTGCCTCAGATGGAGTCACTGGTTACCGCCGTCAACAACGGCCGTTCGCGCACCGCCCAGCTCGGTGAGGCATGGCCCAAGACTGCCGAGGCTCTCTACAACGCGATCCAGTCGGCGCTGACGGGCAAGGAAGAGCCCCTGGCCGCACTTGAGACAGCCAAGTCTGACTTCCTGTCCTGA
- a CDS encoding LacI family DNA-binding transcriptional regulator, protein MATSVTSRDVAEAAGVSQSTVSYVLSGKRFVAPDTEARVLAAMDELGYRPHVSARALRSRRSGIIGVVVPYHALTDTANQYRYVVSIAAACREYDYELLMASSEEGIEGMRRLIDSAQCDGLVIMDVLDSDPRVLQAHEARIPSIFIGTSHDSDVTAVDTSFEEVAERCVDLVADRGHTEALILTSTSEHVRAMGFSHRFNRTLSNHATDRGCDLVHAEVQRGLAPMREAISQALQTRPELSAIITGPTLCADDAANALLALGLTPGQDVSLVAAAHPADSPHTEIDYTYFDADVPTVVSTAIEILINTLEGGPRNLNQGLQTISPIFHAGASLRPAT, encoded by the coding sequence ATGGCCACTTCCGTCACCAGCCGAGACGTCGCCGAGGCAGCTGGCGTCTCACAGTCGACGGTCTCCTACGTCCTGAGCGGCAAGAGATTCGTCGCGCCAGACACTGAGGCTCGCGTCCTGGCAGCCATGGACGAGCTGGGATACCGCCCTCACGTGAGCGCCCGCGCCCTCAGAAGCCGACGCAGCGGCATCATCGGCGTCGTTGTGCCCTACCACGCGCTGACGGACACCGCGAACCAGTACCGCTACGTCGTCTCGATCGCCGCGGCCTGCCGCGAGTATGACTACGAGCTACTGATGGCCTCCTCCGAAGAAGGTATTGAGGGAATGCGTCGCCTCATCGACTCCGCCCAGTGCGACGGCCTGGTCATCATGGATGTCCTGGACTCCGACCCTCGCGTACTTCAGGCGCACGAGGCTCGCATCCCCTCCATCTTCATCGGCACCAGTCACGACTCCGATGTGACAGCGGTCGATACCAGCTTTGAGGAGGTCGCCGAACGCTGCGTCGACCTGGTAGCTGATCGTGGCCACACCGAGGCCCTTATCCTGACTAGCACCTCGGAACACGTACGCGCCATGGGCTTCTCACACCGTTTTAACCGCACGCTCAGCAACCACGCCACCGACCGAGGCTGCGACCTGGTCCACGCCGAGGTCCAGCGAGGCCTAGCCCCTATGCGCGAGGCGATCAGCCAGGCCCTCCAGACCCGCCCAGAGCTCTCGGCCATCATCACCGGCCCTACCTTGTGCGCTGACGATGCCGCTAACGCCTTGCTCGCTCTGGGCCTCACTCCCGGGCAGGACGTCTCATTAGTGGCCGCCGCCCACCCAGCCGACTCCCCTCACACGGAGATCGACTACACCTACTTTGACGCCGACGTTCCCACGGTGGTGTCCACCGCGATTGAGATCCTCATCAACACCCTTGAAGGAGGACCCCGCAACCTCAATCAGGGCCTACAGACCATCTCCCCGATCTTTCACGCCGGAGCGTCTCTGCGCCCCGCCACGTGA
- a CDS encoding GntR family transcriptional regulator: protein MSPSPVPQPVLEPIPARGLTDDVYDTLLDMLTSGVFEPDAPLYIDRLAKSLQVSPTPIREALARLESTGLISRTTRRGYRVAPPMSAAQMRELVEARLVLEAGALERALEDKEALVADLREAWERHRREAEKFADPALATDVQAVHEYFEIDWAFHQAILDHCGNRYINRSVNALSFSVHRMRQTIGAGTTDAPIAVAEHEEILQALEEGRDEDALEALASHLRNVAIRSTSKDTDE, encoded by the coding sequence ATGTCGCCCAGCCCCGTCCCACAGCCTGTCCTGGAGCCGATCCCGGCACGCGGTCTGACTGATGACGTCTATGACACGCTCCTTGACATGCTCACCTCAGGCGTCTTCGAGCCTGACGCCCCGCTCTACATCGATCGGCTGGCCAAGAGCCTGCAAGTCTCTCCCACGCCGATCAGGGAGGCGCTGGCTCGGCTGGAGTCAACCGGGTTGATCAGTCGCACGACCCGTCGCGGCTACCGGGTTGCCCCGCCGATGTCGGCCGCACAGATGCGAGAGCTGGTGGAGGCGCGGCTGGTCCTGGAGGCTGGAGCGCTTGAGCGTGCGCTGGAGGACAAGGAGGCGCTTGTCGCCGATCTTCGCGAGGCGTGGGAGCGGCACCGGCGTGAGGCGGAGAAGTTCGCTGATCCGGCCCTGGCGACCGATGTCCAGGCGGTGCACGAGTACTTCGAGATCGACTGGGCGTTCCACCAGGCGATCCTCGACCACTGCGGGAACCGGTACATCAACCGCTCAGTGAACGCGCTGTCCTTCTCTGTCCACCGTATGCGTCAGACGATCGGAGCGGGCACCACGGACGCGCCGATCGCCGTGGCTGAGCATGAAGAGATCCTGCAGGCCCTGGAGGAAGGGCGTGATGAGGACGCACTGGAGGCGTTGGCGAGCCATCTGCGGAATGTCGCTATCCGCTCGACGAGCAAGGACACCGATGAGTAG
- a CDS encoding dihydroxyacetone kinase family protein → MTFLVNDPLTFAADSLRGFVAAHADLVQPVHGGVVRATTSPEGEVAVVVGGGSGHYPAFAGWVGPGIAHGAVCGNIFASPSASQVISVTRSADNGAGTLLLFGNYAGDCLQFGQGAEALAEEGIDARIVTISDDVASGKPDQHRERRGIAGDLIVAKVAGAAAARGDNLDQVEALAWRSNDLTRSLGIAFSGPTLPGATEPLFEVADGTYELGLGIHGEPGLSSHKLVGATEVAQHLVSGVLAEEPERGRDGYDGRVAVIVNGLGATKYEELFVLYGDIAELLEQAGLTVVAPVVDEAVTSLDMAGVSLTVCFLDEELESLWTAPAYTPAFTRGQVDGAALGGARREVKDDAATQITRGGEASVAQARRVTELLDLVARTCKANAESLGQLDSIAGDGDHGQGMVLGATAASSAAHAALEARAGAATLLTLAGQAWAEGAGGTSGALWGRTLETIAASLSDETRTEEGELIQAVAAGARAVAEFGGAQIGDKTMVDATEPFAQSMSEAGADLAAAFRDAAEVATQAAASTADMVARKGRAKTHGDASLGHPDPGAVSFSQIVTAVAQELTASS, encoded by the coding sequence GTGACATTCCTGGTCAACGACCCACTGACCTTCGCCGCAGACAGCCTTCGCGGCTTCGTTGCCGCCCACGCCGATCTGGTCCAGCCCGTCCACGGCGGCGTCGTGCGCGCGACCACCTCCCCCGAGGGCGAGGTCGCCGTCGTCGTCGGCGGCGGCAGCGGCCACTACCCGGCCTTCGCCGGCTGGGTGGGTCCCGGCATCGCCCACGGCGCCGTGTGCGGCAACATCTTCGCCTCCCCCTCCGCGTCCCAGGTCATCTCCGTCACCCGCTCGGCCGACAACGGGGCCGGCACGCTCCTGCTCTTCGGCAACTACGCCGGCGACTGTCTCCAGTTCGGCCAGGGCGCCGAGGCACTGGCCGAGGAGGGCATCGACGCCCGTATCGTGACGATCTCCGACGACGTCGCCTCCGGCAAGCCGGACCAGCACCGCGAGCGCCGCGGCATCGCCGGTGACCTCATCGTGGCGAAGGTCGCCGGCGCGGCTGCCGCACGGGGAGACAACCTTGACCAGGTCGAGGCCCTGGCCTGGCGCTCGAACGACCTCACCCGCTCCCTCGGTATTGCCTTCTCCGGGCCGACCCTGCCAGGCGCCACCGAGCCGCTCTTCGAGGTCGCTGACGGCACCTACGAGCTGGGGCTCGGGATCCATGGCGAACCCGGGCTGTCCAGCCACAAGCTGGTTGGTGCGACCGAGGTCGCCCAGCACCTGGTCTCCGGCGTTCTCGCAGAGGAGCCTGAGCGCGGCAGGGACGGTTACGACGGCCGCGTGGCCGTGATCGTCAACGGCCTGGGCGCGACCAAGTACGAAGAGCTCTTCGTCCTGTACGGCGACATTGCCGAGCTGCTGGAGCAGGCAGGGCTGACCGTCGTCGCTCCCGTCGTCGACGAGGCTGTCACGAGCCTGGACATGGCCGGAGTCTCCCTGACGGTCTGCTTCCTCGACGAGGAGCTGGAGTCGCTGTGGACCGCCCCGGCCTACACCCCCGCCTTCACTCGCGGCCAGGTTGACGGAGCCGCGCTGGGCGGCGCCCGCCGTGAGGTCAAGGACGACGCCGCGACCCAGATCACCCGGGGCGGCGAGGCCTCGGTCGCGCAGGCCCGGCGCGTGACCGAGCTGCTCGACCTCGTGGCCCGTACCTGCAAGGCGAACGCCGAGTCCCTCGGTCAGCTCGACTCCATCGCCGGCGACGGCGACCACGGTCAGGGCATGGTGCTGGGCGCTACCGCCGCCTCCAGCGCCGCGCACGCCGCACTCGAGGCCAGGGCTGGAGCGGCCACGCTGCTGACGCTGGCTGGCCAGGCCTGGGCCGAGGGAGCAGGGGGCACCTCCGGAGCCCTGTGGGGGCGCACCCTGGAGACGATTGCCGCAAGCTTGAGCGACGAGACCCGGACGGAGGAAGGCGAGCTGATCCAGGCGGTTGCCGCCGGCGCCCGTGCCGTCGCCGAGTTCGGCGGGGCCCAGATCGGCGACAAGACCATGGTCGACGCCACCGAGCCCTTCGCCCAGTCCATGAGCGAGGCCGGCGCTGACCTGGCAGCTGCCTTCCGGGACGCCGCCGAGGTCGCTACCCAGGCCGCCGCCTCCACCGCGGACATGGTGGCCCGCAAGGGACGTGCCAAGACTCACGGGGACGCCTCCCTGGGACACCCCGACCCCGGCGCGGTCTCCTTCTCGCAGATCGTCACCGCCGTCGCCCAGGAGCTGACGGCCAGCTCCTGA
- a CDS encoding sugar phosphate isomerase/epimerase family protein, producing MYTADGWPIAAKISYGPYTEDGQLAAEAPASVWREQLSQVAELGYRYIDPMDDWVPIGDISDERFAELKEVLDDLDLRIIAISIGRNSVIDTERGDENLAMVHRTIDRGAELGAKFVNVGFLQELYPAQKEALWFWLADGHHDDPALYDKAVERVRELGEHAQGLGMQISLEMYEDTFLGTPEGAVQFLKDVDHAAVGINPDIGNLIRLHRPMPKGEDMYDIVLPYANYWHIKNYIRDEDPATGSYMSAPVPLKYGTINYRAVIRKALKLGYTGPFMVEHYGSDWLGVGAENAEYIRDVIRSYLSNK from the coding sequence GTGTACACAGCAGACGGCTGGCCCATCGCAGCCAAGATCAGCTACGGCCCGTACACCGAGGACGGCCAGCTTGCCGCAGAGGCACCGGCGAGCGTCTGGCGCGAGCAGCTGTCCCAGGTGGCCGAGCTGGGCTACCGCTACATCGACCCCATGGACGACTGGGTGCCGATCGGCGACATCAGCGACGAGCGCTTCGCTGAGCTCAAGGAGGTCCTGGACGACCTCGACCTGCGCATCATCGCCATCTCGATCGGACGCAACTCGGTGATCGACACCGAGCGTGGCGATGAGAACCTGGCGATGGTCCACCGCACCATCGACCGCGGTGCCGAGCTGGGCGCAAAGTTCGTCAACGTCGGCTTCCTGCAGGAGCTCTACCCTGCCCAGAAGGAGGCCCTGTGGTTCTGGCTGGCCGACGGCCACCACGACGACCCTGCTCTGTACGACAAGGCCGTCGAGCGCGTCCGCGAGCTGGGCGAGCACGCGCAGGGCCTGGGCATGCAGATCAGCCTGGAGATGTACGAGGACACCTTCCTCGGCACCCCCGAGGGCGCTGTCCAGTTCCTCAAGGACGTGGACCACGCCGCCGTCGGCATCAACCCTGACATCGGCAACCTCATCCGTCTGCACCGGCCCATGCCCAAGGGCGAGGACATGTACGACATCGTGCTGCCCTACGCCAACTACTGGCACATCAAGAACTACATCCGCGACGAGGACCCGGCCACCGGCTCCTACATGTCCGCACCCGTGCCCCTCAAGTACGGGACGATCAACTACCGCGCCGTGATCCGCAAGGCTCTCAAGCTCGGTTACACCGGCCCCTTCATGGTCGAGCACTACGGCTCGGACTGGCTCGGCGTAGGCGCCGAGAACGCCGAGTACATCCGCGACGTCATCCGCTCCTACCTCAGCAACAAGTAG
- a CDS encoding MFS transporter, whose amino-acid sequence MTHHPPLRTGFTPKPAIVESALSKVTKRLIPFLLLMYVIAFVDRTNLGWAQQAWEADYGISTAAYTFGATLFFIGYAVFEVPSNLIMHRVGARWWMTRIMISWGIVAACFMFVQGPTSFYILRFLLGITEAGFFPGVMLYLTYWYPAARRSWATGLFYMGLPIANMFGNPLSGGLLELDGLLGMDGIHWMFLVEGLLAVVVGLICPFVLVDRPANARWLTQDEKEHLSEQIAHEESAKHEAKPISWKQAMLDPRILYFCLIYLCIQASVYGLTFFLPKQVVNMTNGEAGLKASLITAIPWAVALIGVIILPKIADRRQNHAGLAALMLAFSGIGIGGSAFFLHSPVPALMLLSIAAVGFVTAQPVFWQLPTRYLSGAALAGATGLINALGNLGGWLAPLLRTWATTHVGGSVEAPNEAAGLIVLGLAGIIGLFLVLGLRLFKASDKERAAAALQESL is encoded by the coding sequence ATGACCCACCACCCCCCTCTGCGCACCGGCTTCACGCCTAAGCCCGCCATCGTGGAGTCCGCTCTGTCCAAGGTGACCAAGCGCCTCATTCCGTTCCTGCTGCTGATGTACGTCATCGCCTTCGTTGACCGCACCAACCTCGGCTGGGCACAGCAGGCCTGGGAGGCCGACTACGGCATCTCCACCGCCGCCTACACCTTCGGCGCCACACTCTTCTTCATCGGCTACGCCGTCTTCGAGGTCCCCTCAAACCTCATCATGCACCGAGTCGGTGCACGCTGGTGGATGACCCGAATCATGATCAGCTGGGGCATCGTCGCCGCCTGCTTTATGTTCGTCCAGGGACCAACAAGCTTCTACATCCTCCGTTTCCTGCTGGGTATCACCGAGGCTGGGTTCTTCCCCGGCGTCATGCTCTACCTGACCTACTGGTACCCGGCTGCTCGCCGCTCCTGGGCCACAGGCCTGTTCTACATGGGCCTGCCTATCGCCAACATGTTCGGCAACCCCCTGTCCGGCGGCCTCCTGGAGCTTGACGGCCTGCTCGGCATGGACGGCATCCACTGGATGTTCCTAGTCGAGGGCCTGCTCGCCGTCGTCGTCGGCCTCATCTGCCCCTTCGTGCTGGTCGACCGCCCTGCCAACGCTCGCTGGCTGACCCAGGACGAGAAGGAGCACTTGAGCGAGCAGATCGCTCACGAGGAGAGTGCCAAGCACGAGGCCAAGCCGATCTCGTGGAAGCAGGCGATGCTCGATCCTCGCATCCTCTACTTCTGCCTCATCTACCTGTGCATCCAGGCCTCCGTCTACGGCCTGACCTTCTTCCTGCCCAAGCAGGTCGTCAACATGACCAATGGTGAGGCCGGCCTCAAGGCCTCGCTCATCACCGCCATCCCGTGGGCCGTGGCCCTCATCGGCGTCATCATCCTGCCCAAGATCGCGGACCGCCGTCAGAACCACGCCGGCCTGGCTGCGCTCATGCTGGCCTTCTCCGGAATCGGTATCGGCGGCTCGGCATTCTTCCTGCACAGCCCGGTGCCGGCCCTCATGCTGCTGTCCATCGCGGCCGTCGGCTTCGTGACCGCCCAGCCAGTCTTCTGGCAGCTGCCCACCCGTTACCTCAGCGGTGCCGCTCTTGCTGGCGCCACCGGCCTGATCAACGCCCTGGGCAACCTCGGCGGCTGGCTCGCCCCGCTTCTGCGCACCTGGGCGACCACCCACGTCGGTGGCAGCGTCGAGGCCCCCAACGAGGCCGCCGGACTCATCGTCCTGGGCCTGGCCGGCATCATCGGTCTCTTCCTCGTCCTGGGGCTGCGCCTGTTCAAGGCCAGCGACAAGGAGCGCGCAGCCGCTGCACTCCAGGAGTCGCTCTGA